A window from Solanum stenotomum isolate F172 chromosome 7, ASM1918654v1, whole genome shotgun sequence encodes these proteins:
- the LOC125871566 gene encoding AT-hook motif nuclear-localized protein 20-like, which translates to MANWWGGQVGISGLESGSCPPMLLTKQVSSGSSGENQEDNDRENGDHEPKEGAVEVGNRRPRGRPPGSKNKPKPPIFVTRDSPNALRSHVMEVAGGTDVADCIAQFARRRQRGVCVLSGNGSVANVTLRQPSSPGAIVLQGRFEILSLTGAFLPGPAPPGSTGLTVYLAGGQGQVVGGSIVGPLIAAGPVMIIAATFSNATYERLPLVEEEEEVGGDRPSQSQVPAENSPPTLGSSDGRPQQQHQQHELPDPSSLPIYNFTPNLLPNGGQLNHDAYAWANPRPPY; encoded by the coding sequence ATGGCTAATTGGTGGGGTGGTCAGGTGGGCATATCCGGGCTTGAGTCAGGATCTTGCCCACCTATGCTTCTAACGAAGCAGGTTTCGAGTGGGAGTAGTGGTGAAAATCAAGAAGATAATGATAGAGAAAATGGTGATCATGAGCCTAAAGAAGGTGCGGTTGAGGTTGGTAATAGAAGACCTAGAGGTCGTCCACCAGGATCCAAGAACAAGCCCAAACCACCAATTTTTGTGACCCGGGATAGCCCTAATGCCCTCCGGAGCCACGTCATGGAGGTGGCAGGAGGGACAGATGTTGCAGATTGTATTGCACAATTTGCGAGGAGGCGCCAACGTGGCGTTTGTGTACTTAGTGGGAATGGCTCGGTTGCAAATGTAACCCTAAGACAACCATCATCTCCAGGTGCTATTGTTCTACAAGGAAGATTCGAGATTTTATCATTGACCGGAGCATTTTTACCCGGTCCAGCCCCTCCTGGCTCGACCGGGTTAACTGTCTATTTGGCCGGTGGCCAAGGACAAGTGGTTGGTGGTAGTATTGTTGGGCCGTTAATTGCTGCGGGCCCAGTAATGATTATAGCTGCCACTTTTTCTAATGCAACCTATGAAAGGTTGCCACTAgtagaagaagaggaagaggttGGAGGCGATCGCCCCAGCCAATCACAAGTACCGGCTGAAAATTCGCCTCCAACCCTAGGTTCAAGTGATGGAAggccacaacaacaacatcaacaacatgaATTGCCTGATCCATCATCATTacctatttataattttacaccaaatttaTTACCAAATGGTGGACAATTGAATCATGATGCATATGCTTGGGCAAATCCTAGACCACCTTATTga